Part of the Acomys russatus chromosome 19, mAcoRus1.1, whole genome shotgun sequence genome, TTTCtaacaaaataaatgagagaataaATCTTGCTACTGTCTGATAGTTTGAAGGATCCAAATATTTTAAGTCAGAAATCTGCTAGGAAATTAATGACATACATGTGGGATCAGCTTCTTCTGAGAAGCTACCATTAAAAGATGGCAAGGGAGCTTTGAGAAGAGTAGCCAGGACTGGAGACATGCTTCGcaagaaatgtaaaaaataaaaaaatgaatcatACGTCGCCAGGTGGCGGTggtgcactcaggagacagaggcaggtggatctctgtgagttcaagaccaaggtggtctacagagtgagtttcagtatggccagggatacacaaagaaaccctgtctcaaaaacaaacaaacaaacaaacaaacacaacaagaagaagaagaaaaggaaaaatagaggaGGTGAgatgagaagaagaggggaagggaagggaggggagagaagagggaggagaggaaagagaggagaggagaggagagggaggagaaggaagagagggagaggataggagagggaggagaggagaggagaggagagggaggagaaggaagagaggataggaggggaggggaggggagaggagagaagaggagaggagaggagaggagaggagagggagaggaggagaggagtgaaCCACATTGGCTGTTGGTTTGCACCCAGGTGTCCTGAGCTTTGGGGTCAGTGGATGCCACCTTCTCAGTCTGTTTCcagttgagatgcaggtcagaGAATGGACTCTGTGTGGGTGGAGGAAAGGCTGAGTTTGGGGCAGTCTATAACTCCATTCATCCCTATTGTTTGCTACAGGAGTTTAAAATTTGGGGTTGAAATAGTCCAGTGCTTAGTGCAGATGGATGGATGTAGCTGTCTGTCCCTTTTTTAGGCGAAGGAGCTCCAACATGGAGCAACAGGAGTTAGGCATTTCTGGTGGGGCCTGCAGGTGACAAGCACTTCTGTTACTGTGCATGAGTGAGTTGGGttgtaggagacagagagagagagagagagagagagagagagagagagagagagagagagagagagagagagagagagagagagagagagagagagaccctggtgGCTTTGGGGCTCTGTGCTGGCAATGTACTTGGCATCATAGCTATGATTCTATTGGGGTACTCTGGTCAGGCTTGGTGCCCACTGCTTTGGAAGGGAAGGGTATGGGAACCTGACCTTCTCTGCTCACTATTAACATCATCCGTGACAGTTGCAAAAGGAAGACACTAGACTGTTCTATAAGATTCTCAGTAAATCACCATGCAATGAATGACCTGACACAGCCATGTGTCAGAAGCATAATCCCACCGTGCAGACACAATATGGGCTTTTCACTAAGCTGGAATTAAGCACTTTGCAAAAGACAGAGATAAATTAGCTATCCCCTCAgtgtgtaagttcaaggccagtgccACTTCAGAGGATTGCCCAGACCCATGCCCTCCCTGCCTGCTGGAGATGGATGCAGGAAAGGGGGTGCGGTGAACTGTGAAAACACATGCTGAGGGAAACAGAAGGGTTCTAGAGGTGATCGTGTGTAACATGGCAAAATCCCAGTGTGCCTTCCTCACTTGGGAAGGCGTCTGCAACTCCAGTGAAGGCAGGTCAATATAGATGATTGCATCTTATCATTTACAGGGCTAGGGAAAGGTTACAGTCCCTCTCACTGTGCTGTGTAAAGGTCTTTAATGTCTTCCGTCAAGTCTCAAGTACAGACTCTAGGGCCAAATGCTACGTCGTGCACCAGCTGGCCAATCTGTGAAAGAAGCTTGACACTCTAACTACGCTCGATTTCCTGTCTGCTGAATATGGATGGTCACAGCACCTCTGGAAAGCGTCTTAAGGATGAAATAAGTCAGTGCCTGATATATAGCATAGGATACTAAATAACTCAAAATGTCTCTTCACCTGAGTCGTTCTGGGTCATAGGCATGTGACAGTGAATAAAACTTGACATTTCATATACGCGTACTTGGTAGCCTGGGGAAAGGTGACAAAGTAAGAAAGCAGTTTCTGAATTAAGGTGATGGCACGTCCCGGTTTGCATTCTGTTGGTGTGATGAACACCAGATCAAAAGCAACTTCAAGCAGGAAAGCGTTTGtttggcttctgcttcccaggcCATAGGCCAGCActgagcagaggcaggccaggaactcacataggagcagagacaggaaccgtggaggaatgctgcttcctggctgcctccCGGGCTCACTCAGAGACCTTTTATTATATAGCTCAGGCCCTACGTGCCTAGGGTTGgtacccacagtaggctgggcccttctACATCAACAAGCAATTAAGAAAACGTCCCACAGATGTACAGCTGATGGAGGTGCTTCTTCAGtggaggctccctcttcccaggtgtgtccaGCAGAAAATCAGGATTAGCCCCATGCCGCAGCTATCATGGAAACACTAAGCATAAATGTGGCTGAGGGCCTGCTACTGTCTGTGGGTGTGACCAGAGAAGGCCTCTTCACTAAGAAAACATTTGGGCAGATATTTAAAGAAAGGACCATACTATGCTttgaaaattctcttttaaaaaaaaaattgtcccgtttaattaagaaaataaaatttatatctaGAACAATAGGGCTTCCCCACCCCTCATGGAACATTGTTCTAGGCTGGACTGGAGAGAAAGATTAACGGTGAAGTGTATGTActatcttgcagaggacccacatcaggtgactcacaactgcctgtaattccagctccatgcTTCCGACCTCTGAAGGGACCTGCACTCatgaactttctctctctctctctctctctctctctctctctctctctctctctctctctctctctctcacacacacacacacacacacacacacacacacacacacacacacacacacaaaatatatatgtaaaccaCTGAATAAAAGACCTTGGGCTTTATGCAGTATTTTGAAACTGCCAGCTGActggcaaacaaaacaacacttaaGCATAGTCAGGAATACAGGATTTTCACTGGTGGGATTTGGGTTCACACTCCTACTGACCACCCAAAAAATTAAGACTTTTCTCATTAGCTCTAtgattttctccttctccttcttctgcctccttcttttcctcctccccaatgcccctcctcctcctcctcctttttctttcaagaaagggcttctctgcgtagccttggctgtcttttgctttgtagaccaggctagactcaaaaatcacagcgatccacctgcctctgcctcccaagtgctgggattaaaggcgtgtgctgccacacccagctgtgatCTTCGTATTGTTCACCCGGTAAGCAGCTTACCTGGAACTCAGATTTCCTTAGATGTGCAGGTGGGATGCAAGCAGCTCTCATAAACCTTGTGCGTCTGACATGAGTAAGTGTCGGCAGGACTCAGTATCTATCAATATTAATGTTTTCTGAATCACAGACAGTACGAGATTTAAAGGGAAAAACAAGCTTGTTTCTGATCTGTTCCATATCCTGCTTCTGATTGGAATATTTGAATAATCGAGGAACCACACTGATGACGACATAGGAATCAGAAGTAgctattatttttcaaaagaggCAGTACGAAGCCTTTACTTTTTAGAGCAGAGATCTTGACACCCTGTCCTGTGGCCTTAGATTTCTCCAGTTTTCTGTGCAGTGTGCATACAGTGAAAGTTCATCCAGGCAAGTctgcacctgtctgtctgtctgtctgtctgtccgtctgtctctctcggtctctATCTCTGCAtggctgtgtgcatgcatgtgtgtgtatgtgcatgctgtctgcctatctgtctgtgtgtgtgcacctgtctgcctgcctgcctatctctttgtctgtgtgtgtctatgtgtgcatacacatatgcacacacacacacacacacacacacacacacacacacaggagtgcaCAGGCACAATGAAGctagcaggaagagggagagtgggaagcaAGTGGAACTTACTCCAACAAACActcacagtcccaccctcccctcctggCAGGCCACACCCTCCCAGGACAGGTGGGTCACAGGAAGCACAGAGGGAAATAAACACCATAACTCACCCAAAGTGTGACCTCTCCTCTCACTGCAGGGACTCACATCAGCACTCATTTTTAAGGATTGTGTGCAGTGGGCTATGTGGGAAAATGTTGCCAGCACTTCCTGGAGGAAGTTTTCAAACTCAATTTGAAACTCGTCACAGCCCTCAGCTAGTGTAACTTATTCTTCCTCACAGGCACAGGTTAGGGGCATATCTGAGACTCTATCTCTGGAACACTGTTGACTCCAAGCCACCACCCATGCGTTCTAAGCACACTTCTCTTCCAAAACGTTCGGTCGCCCATTCTCCCCCCTTAAGTAGCAAAGGAAAACTTTACTTTGATCATTTCCTTTTGCCAGAGAACATCCTTTTTGGTCTCTTGCCTGTGAAGAAAAAGCCTTTAAAGGAAGTGCTCCTGGGGGAAAACTTACGCCAGCCCACATcctgctgcttttctttctttctctgctgcctcgcttccttgtttgttttgtttccccctcTTTGTATCTGCTACTTAGCACACCGTGCTCTGTGGTTCTCCAGTTCTCTATCTGTATTCTTGGAGCCAGAGACATGAGATGCCCTCTCCGGTGCCCGTGATGAGCTTGAATCATTACTGTCTCTTTCAACCTCTTCTGTGAATTGCTGAACATCATCTGCACCAGCtattaaacaaattaaagatgGAGGTTCGTGCGTGCCTCAAGAGGACTGGGTTGGGGAGAGAGACTTGTCCTCAAACAGTCCTCCTAATAGCActtagagagaaaacacaaagaaataaaaacggTAAAACTTTGACAAGAATTCACAGTGAATATGTGACTGATTCTTTTGTCCATACAGCAAGTGGAAGCTTGGTGtgttttagttttataatgaTGCAAAATGAAAACTAATGCGCGGCCTCCGCAGTTTGGTACCCAATGGACTGTGCGTTACTGAAGAAGCGTAGCCTCAGGCTTCTTGAAGAGCGATGGCCACTGTGATGGCGCCATGTTAGGACACATTCTGGAATTCATGCCTGTGTTCTGTCTCATTATTAACCAGATACTTCTAactcattacttttcttttcaggaaaggGTCATGGCAGCTGCAAGTTAATCAAAGACAAAGTGTGCTGTCTTGATACTATTCTTGATGTCAGCATGAAGATCCATGATCTGAATGCTTTCGTATCCTTTACACACTTATTTGCCGGGCGTTCCCTTGGCCCTTGGCTTCTGCCAGAATTGTCCTAAAAATGATTCATTTTGAAATATCAtaattcccaaataatcattCTTAagtctacacatgcacacacattcatagacacagatatccacatgtgcacatgcttatgttcacacacacacacacacacacacacacacacacacaccaccttagTCCTATCATACCagtgtgttatcttggctataaAAGTTCACAATAGTTCTAACGTTTGTGCCAGAACCGAAAAGGAACCTACAGTTATTTGCACAGGAAGAGTCCCGCCAAGATGTCTATTGGAGTGCCGATTAAAGTCTTGCACGAGGCTGAGGGCCACATAGTAACATGTGAGACCAACACTGGCGAGGTGTACCGAGGGAAGCTCATTGAAGCAGAGGACAACATGAACTGCCAGATGTCGAACATCACAGTAACGTACAGAGACGGCCGAGTGGCACAGCTGGAACAGGTGTACATACGCGGCAGCAAGATCCGATTTCTGATTTTGCCCGACATGTTGAAAAATGCACCCATGTTAAagagcatgaaaaataaaaaccaaggctCAGGGGCTGGCCGAGGAAAAGCTGCTATCCTGAAGGCCCAAGTGGCTGCAAGAGGAAGAGGACGTGGAATGGGGCGTGGAAACATCTTCCAGAAGCGAAGATAATTTTCTCTGTTGAAGGGAactttgtccttttttctcttaGGTTTTGGGAGGGTTACATGTGCATATGTCCTaggttttcttttgatatttctctTTGTATCAGAGAAACTGTTAAGCTAAATAAAGtgtggttgtttaaaaaaaaaaaaaaaaaagttcacaatAATGTAAACTCCCAGATCCTTATTTAGAAGAATCTgctcacaattttattttaaattacttaggACTTACTTTAACTAGATGGATATGTGTAAAGGGATGTGaacgtatgtacatatatgtgaggTGTCCGTGGGGACCAGATATGTagcatctggggctggagttactcAGTTGCGAGCCCTGCTGTACAGCTGCTGGAGagacctctgcaggagcagtttgtgctcttagctgctgaaccatctctccagcccagtacaTTTTCTTGTTATCTGCCAATTTCTTGCTCTTTTCTTAtaaggtgttttgttgttttgttttgtttttcaagacagggtctctctgtgtagccctagctgtcctggactagctttgtagaccaggctggcctcgaagtctcagcgatcctcctgcctctgcctcccacgtgctgggattagagtcgtgtgtgtcaccacacctggcttacatttttttttaacttattctgTTTGCTGAGCAGTTCTTGCTGCTCCACAGGCTGAACTATTATGCTGCCTGACTGTATCCAGAATGAAAGAGCTACACAGCGGGTTTCCAAAGCCAGTATTAAAACATAACCTCTTTcaaatactctttttttccctctctctggcATCATGACTGTAGTAGTGATGGTGACTACAGACACAGTCTGTCTCCAAATGTGGGAGATGTATGTCTGAGTATGAGGATGCTATCCACCATCTCTCACTCATAAATGCCctcatacttacacacatatttTCTTGGACCTATTATAAATCTTGGTTGCATCCACCTGCTGTTTTGTGCCTAGcttaacattttgtttatttttaatttatgtagaaTTGTTGTGTATTTGTGAGAGAGTTCTTTGATAGGTATATAGATGACATTTTGTGCTGTTCATGCCAAGGTAAGCACAGCTAGCTTTCTGACACCTTAAATGTGCCACACCTGTCTTTCTGCAGCTCAAGACAGTGACCTTCAATTCCATCTGCATTTCACTTTTAGTATTATTGTCCTCAACTTGAGGATAATGTATAGTAACTACACAGCACATGTTTGTATGTTACAAAGCTGGGAAAATAATGGACATAAAAGATGATGGAATAAGATTGAAAAATATTCTGCCATATTGGAAGACTAGACCTATACAACATGACGAAATTCGATTAGAAAAATAGGGCACGCCAGAGCCATCAGCAGGCTGCGTTAAGCATTCAAGTCTTCTGATAATTTGAAACCAGGACAAGCTTAACCTTGCAAGGGTTGACTGGGGGAAGTGACAAGGAGTTTGAGAGCCCTGTAATCATGATATGAATCTGAACCTTAGTGACAGGGAAGAAAAGGGCATGTGGAGAAGGCA contains:
- the LOC127203122 gene encoding small nuclear ribonucleoprotein Sm D3 gives rise to the protein MSIGVPIKVLHEAEGHIVTCETNTGEVYRGKLIEAEDNMNCQMSNITVTYRDGRVAQLEQVYIRGSKIRFLILPDMLKNAPMLKSMKNKNQGSGAGRGKAAILKAQVAARGRGRGMGRGNIFQKRR